Sequence from the uncultured Flavobacterium sp. genome:
TAAAGCTGCAGGCGCTAGAGCTCGTAAATCATCTTTAGAAATCGAAAAACTTTTAAAAGAGTTTAGAAAAGTTTCTATTGAGGAGTCTAAGAAATAAAATATAATTCAGAAAAAAAGCTTTCATCTTCATGAAAGCTTTTTGTTATTTTATTCGTTCCTTTTCTAATAAGATGAACTGATTTATTAAAGTTTTTTTCAGAAAGTTATAGTAATCAAT
This genomic interval carries:
- a CDS encoding histone H1; this translates as MKDLVAKINAEIETFKAESEAVAEKGVKAAGARARKSSLEIEKLLKEFRKVSIEESKK